The Zhongshania aliphaticivorans genome contains the following window.
TATTTTATAAGGTTTGCGCTCAAATGCGGCATAGAGTTTGCGACCCAGCAATGTCATTTCCTGAGACTTGATCAGAGCCGGTCGTTTACTGCGTTGGGCAAAATCTTGTAAAAAACGGTAACTATTGGTTAGCTCGGCAACAAGAAAGCGGTGCTCCTCGCGGACTCGCCGAAGTTTCCAGCGGCTGCGAGTATCCATGTTCAATAATTGTTCTGGTTGCCATTGCCACTGTTTGATTAAGGTTTGTAAAAGTTGCTGACGCCATGTTGGGTTGCTATTGCTTAGCTGTGATAGACGAATACCCACCTTAAAATAGAAGGCACGACGTATCAGCTCTAAGCGATCAAACTCTTGACGCTCGTTTAAGTATTCGGCCAAGCGGTGATAGACCATAACGTAGGGGTCTAAGGTGTCTGGGTTGGTATTCCCATGATAAATAGCTTGCTTAAGGCTCACGCTGAGCGGTAGCACTTTGGGGAAGTCTCTGGCATAGGCCTCTGTCAGTAGCAGTTTTAATACGGCTTTGTAAGGAGAGCTTATTGCCTTATATAACTGCCATACTCCAGCGCCAATAAATTCACCTGCGGGGATATCAGAAACACCGCCAAAATCGATAGACTCATTGGGGCCGACAAAGCCTTGTGCGTGCAAGAGGGCGGTGTATTCTTGGTAGTTTACTTCTTCCTCTGGCGGCACCAACCACCATATTGGATAGCGTCCAGCAACAAGCAAAGCGCTACGATAGAACTCGTCAAGCAATAAAAAATGTTGGCTGGTACCGGCCGATTCGGCACTGAGATCATCGCGTTGGCCGCGCCGAAATTGATCGTTGTTCATAAGGAAAAAATGAATATCTAAGCCCAAGCCTTTTGCCCACTCAGAAATTGCACCCGCTTTGTGATAAAGCATTTTTAGATCTGCTTCATCGATGTTGGCATTGTGACAAAGCCAAACATCTAGATCTGAATTTTCAGCTTGGGCTACCGTGCCACAGGAACCCATAAGGAAAACACTATGGATTTGTGGCGGCGCCTGTTCTTCGGGTTGGTAGTCTAGACTGCGTGCAATATTCTGGCGTACTCGATTTAGCGTCAGGGTATCGGGTTGGTAGCCATCAATTCCGCACGGCACACTTAGGCTGTTATAGCCAGGTAAAATAGGGTGGTTTATATGGATTAGCAGCGGCAGTAAGTCTAAAAATATTTGTTGCCTGGGTAGTAGTGCTGTTCGTGTGCGGATTAAGCGCTCGCGATTAAGTGTTAAGAAGCGGTCACGAATTAAGGCTAGTCCATCGTGGGTCATGCCGCGATCGAACAAAGGGTTGTGAGCTTCTTTATTTAAAGGCGTGTCCGCCATATTTTATAATCTCTTTCGATATAACGAAAATCCTACCTTAACGGTAATCATCCACACTTGTCATGTTCGGAATAGCCGCAATGCGCACTACGTTCTTTACTTTTTGCGTAGTAATAAATGACCTTGTTGGTCAACTTGAGCTTGCCATGTTTTTGTTAGCCATAACGTTGCGACGGTATCACTAATTAAGGCGGGTCCGGTAACTATTTGGTTAATAGTGAGTTGCGCGCGTTCATAGTGAGGCACTTGGTATTTTTCAGTTAGACCGGCGTCGGTAGCGACGATGACAGTTTCTATCCCCTTTGCTTGTGCGGCGGGGCCTTGCTTGACCTTTGGAAGCGTAATAGAGAGGGTATCTGCTCGTAAGGCTTGGCGGATATTAACAAGTTGTACGGGTAATGCGAGCTCGTGGCCGTAGCGTTCACGGTGGGCGCGGTGGAATGCGTATTCAAGCGCTGTTAGGTCGTCTTGCCAGTTAATATTAAGGGTGTAGGATTGGCCTATATAACAAAGGTCTACGCTGGAATGAGCGCTAATTTGGCTTAAATGAACCCCCTCGTCGAGTAATTCTTGTCGGCCTGTCTCTGCGAGTTCGCTTAAGGCTTGGTGTAACTTTTTGGTATCTGTTTGTTTTAAGCCGATATTTATCGTACGAGAAAGTTGCCGTTCCCTAGGTGCTAACAGCATGCCTAATGCAGAGAATACCCCAGCGTAATTAGGCACAATTATTTCAGGGCAATGTAAGATGTCGGCCAGCGCACATATATGGAGACCTCCTGCGCCGCCAAAACAGCAAAGACTAAAATCTTCAGGGTCGTGGCCACGCTGTACTGAAATTACCCGTAAAGCGCGGACCATGTGCTCATTGGCAATATCAATAATTCCTTCTGCAGTGTGTTCAATACTAATACCTAAGGTGGTGGCTAGCTCGCCAATGGCCTTGCGAGCAGCGTTGGTGTCGAGCTGCATAGCACCACCAAGACGGGTGCTGGCTGGAAGTCGCCCTAGGACCACATTGGCATCGGTGACGGTAGCTTGGGTTCCTCCCTTGCTATAGCAGGCAGGACCGGGGGCAGCGCCGGCCGATTCAGGGCCAACGCGCAACATACCACCATCGTCTAAGTAGGCAATGGAACCGCCCCCAGCGCCAATAGTATGCATATCTACCATCGGCACAGCCACGGGGTATGGCCCTATCTTGCCCTCGCTGGTGAGCTTGATGTCGCCATTGATTAAGGCAACATCGCTAGAGGTTCCTCCCATATCAAAGGTCATCAGCTTAGGGCGTTGCAAGGTTTGGCTAAGGTGCTTGGCCGCGGCTAAGCCCCCTGCAGGGCCGGACAGCAATAAATTAACGGCGCGCTGCGAGGCATTATCGGCATTGGTAGTGCCACCGGAAGATTGCATAACCGATATGGGTGTAGATTTTAAGGACACCTGTAAATTCTTTAAATAACGTGAGACTTTAGGGCCAAGCCAAGCATTTAACCAGGTTGCCATTCCTCGCTCATACTCTTTGTACTCAGGTAAAACTAATGATGAACGCGAGATAAAAAGATCGTCGGATAGGTGTTTAGCGATAGTTTCTTCAACGCTGGGATCGAGAAAAGAAAATAACAAGTTTATCGCTACCGACTCGGGTTTTAGTACGCTCAGAGAATGATTGAGATTACTTAAGTCTTCAGCCGTTAATGGTTCAATCATGCTGCCATCAGCGGCTATGCGACCACCAACTTCTAGGCACAGTGTCGGTGGTACCGGAGTAATTTTGGCGGGAGGGCTTAAGTCGTAAAGTGAGTCTCTAGTTTGGCGACCGATAGTTAACATATCAGCAAAGCCACGATTGGTAATAAAGACGGTTTTTGCGCCCTTCCCTTCTAGTGCAGCGTTAGTTG
Protein-coding sequences here:
- a CDS encoding hydantoinase/oxoprolinase family protein, whose product is MSLSAPLAYLGVDTGGTFTDFVLFRDQEIRCFKCPSTPANPELAILTGIAELGLVDLITDGGLVVVHGSTVATNAALEGKGAKTVFITNRGFADMLTIGRQTRDSLYDLSPPAKITPVPPTLCLEVGGRIAADGSMIEPLTAEDLSNLNHSLSVLKPESVAINLLFSFLDPSVEETIAKHLSDDLFISRSSLVLPEYKEYERGMATWLNAWLGPKVSRYLKNLQVSLKSTPISVMQSSGGTTNADNASQRAVNLLLSGPAGGLAAAKHLSQTLQRPKLMTFDMGGTSSDVALINGDIKLTSEGKIGPYPVAVPMVDMHTIGAGGGSIAYLDDGGMLRVGPESAGAAPGPACYSKGGTQATVTDANVVLGRLPASTRLGGAMQLDTNAARKAIGELATTLGISIEHTAEGIIDIANEHMVRALRVISVQRGHDPEDFSLCCFGGAGGLHICALADILHCPEIIVPNYAGVFSALGMLLAPRERQLSRTINIGLKQTDTKKLHQALSELAETGRQELLDEGVHLSQISAHSSVDLCYIGQSYTLNINWQDDLTALEYAFHRAHRERYGHELALPVQLVNIRQALRADTLSITLPKVKQGPAAQAKGIETVIVATDAGLTEKYQVPHYERAQLTINQIVTGPALISDTVATLWLTKTWQAQVDQQGHLLLRKK